The sequence CCCGGGCTTCTATCCACCCCTATTCCTGTACCCTGGCCCCTCAGCGGCCGTCCCCGCCTCCCTCGCTAATGGCCCAAAtcatcttcctcctccaggatcggGGAGGCTCCCGGCTTCCTTCTCCCAGTCTCCGCCCCTCCCTCTCACCCGGGGGTCTCCAGTCTGGCCCCGTAGCTGCCTTCGGAGCGGCGGCCTCCATACCTGCTCCGGTTTCCCTTCCCCCAAACACACTCTCCTCTGCGCCTTCAGCCTCGCCTCTCCTCCTGGGCGCCCCTCCTCACTGctgtcctctccctcccctgtCTGTTCCAAACCTGGTCAGCTTCATCCCCCTCTCCATCCGAAGGCCCCAGGTTCCCGGgcacccctccccttccccttgtCCTGCTACCCTGGGTTTCTCCGTCTCTCGCCCCGCCACTCCTCCCTtgtccccccatcccacctccctgcACCAAGCCTCCCCAATTTCTACATCACCGTACCTGGCCTGCCGGGCGCCGGCCCCCCCATGCCGGGCTCCGCCCggagctggaggagggaggaggagagacagagaccgGGGGGAGCCGAACAGGGCCCTGCCGCAGAGACAGCCCCGCCTCCGGGTCCGCCCCCAGACCCGCCCCCGGCCCCAAACCCACCCTTCCACACCCTCCAAGGACAGAGTGGGAGCGGCGGGGCCGCGCTGTGCCgctaggctggggtggggggcatggagCCAGCGGAACCCGCGGGGGGCACTTGGAGATTTGGGGGACCCGGAGCCAGCGCGCCCCCGCTTTGGGGCGTCCGCTCCTCGCCGCCCCTCGCCCCTGCCCAGCCGGGCCGCGCTGGGTTCGGTGTCCAAGGCCCCGGCGGAGCAATCGGGGGTGCGGGGTGCCGCGCGCAGCGGCGCCCCCCAGCGGCGGCCCGGGGCCTGCACACACGCGCGTATCCCGTGCGCCTGGCGCTCCCCGGGTGCGCACCCCGCGTCCGGCCGGGGCGAGGCTGCGGCTGCGAGGCCCGGAGTGCAGTGAGGCGGCGAGGCCGGCAGGTGGGGCCGATTTCCGGGCGGAGGGGCTCTGAGAGTCGGCAGCCGGGCCATCCGCGTCTTTGTCCAGCAGGGGGCGTGCTCCCTTGTCCGCGCCGCGTCTTCCAGCCGCCCCGCCAGGTACAGGGAGGGCAGCGAGGCTGTTTCGCTGGGTGCTCATCGCCTTATCCCTGCAGCTTCCCAGGAGTCCAGACCTTGTTTCACCGCCTGGGCTAACGTCTTCTGCCCATCCGCCCCCATGGCCCAAGTCATCCTCCCAGTAACCTTTGATTCCACCAAATCATGAATACAACTTTGTAAGTCGTAAATTGCCCCCACATTTAATAGAAGGCATTATAAATGCCCCTGGGAGAGTTAACACATCAAAATACGTAACTATGGTTTCATATTTACACACTTTGGTGTGAATAAACTTTTAtctattcactcaacaaacatttccaCAAAGACCATCAATGTCCCTGGGACTGTAGACACGGAGGAGCCTAAGTTGATGCCAAGTGTCTGAGTTGGTGGGAAGGGGAGGATTCAAAGATAAGTTTGAATAGTTTGTAGCTAGTCATCGCAGAAGGAAGGAGGCTCTGGGGGCGGAGCCGCGGGGCTGTGTTGTGAATTTTGCCAGAGGGGAGAGAGTGGGGTGAGGGGTTGTGTGGGAGGCTGTTTCCTGGACCTCACCACTTGGGAGGCCTCGGGATCTGGCTGTGGTAGCCGTTGTTGccatgaagagagagagagaggagtgcAGATGCATGTTAACAAAGAGATGAAGAAGAAATACATAAACTGGGGGgaaggggttttgttttgtttttgcttaaagGGTGGTTAAAATTTTCCATGAGCTAACCTGAGGAAGGAAGGACGGGTCAGCTAGTCTCAATGGCGTCAAATGCTAGGCCTTGGGCAAGTaacccaagcctcagtttcctcagcttaGACACTGGAGCTCAAAACCCACCCCATGTCTGCCCTGGGCTGTTTTGAGAATCCATGAGCTAATTATGTGAAATGGACAAATATGAAGAATTTTAATATGCTTGGAAAGAGTTCCATATGACCAACCTGGGAGTGGCAGCAGATGTGGTCATTAAACCCTGCTTTTGCTGAAACAGTTCCCTTCAGAATGTTGCCAagcagatgaaagtgaaagtgttggtgtCTCAGTCTCGTCAAGCCCACAGTAGGCACTTAATGAGTGTGTGTGGATTCTCCATGGTGAGCAGGGGATGGGAAGGGTGAGAGGAGGGGGTGGGAAAGGGTCAGGGTTTGTGGCCAGCCAGGTTCCTCCTCCAGGCGGGCACATCTGTATGGGTGCTCATGTGTGAACAGCGGTTGGTAGAGAAAATGCAAGTCAGCACCTTCCTTAGCGCGTCTTCGTGGTTTCTCCCTATCTAGGGAGCCAGACAAGGACACACCGGAGTGAGAAGTGACCCTGCGCCATCACTGACAGCCTTTTTGAACCTCCTGGGTCTCCATTTCCACATCTCACAAGAGGAACAGTGCGATGTTTGGGGTTTGATTCAAATACTCCAGCACAATATCACGAAAGATTTTGAGGGTATAGATGAAACAAGTTCGGCTGTGAGCTGAGAATTGTCGAAACTGCATCTCGGGTCCTTTAGGAGTTCCTTTTATCGTTCTCTCTACGTAGGGGCATGTTTGAAAATTGCCACAAAGATCCACTTGAAAAAATAAGAGCAGGGGAGAAAAACGGTATCTCCCTCGTTCGGTTACTGTGAAAGCCAGCGAAGATATGACAATAGCAGCACCAGAACCATTTACTGGGCGCTGATGGGGTGGCAGGCACCCGGCGGAACCCTGGTTGAGTTCCTCCCCACGCCTCCGCGCGTCCGTAGGCCAATGGCTGCAAGTGCCTACGAGTAAGGGAATCCCTAGCCTCCCCGCAGACTCCTCCCCCTTTCTCTCCGCCCTCCGCGGCCCCTCCCTCCGAGGAAGCGCTGGGCTGCGGCCCAGCAGGTGTGGGGTTAAGGCAGCCTGTCCCGGGGCCCccgcagcagcagcggcggcagcggcAGCCGCACCAGCAGTGGCGGTGGCAGACCTGGCCCCGGGCCAGCTGGCCGGGAGCCCCAGGAGCGAGAGAGGgcggaggaaggggaggaagaggggaaggaggaggaggagaggagcagtCAGCAGGCCCGAGGAGGCAGGACTTCCTGGTGTGGGGGTTGTCAACagcccagaaagaaaaagaccgaGAGGAGCGGAGAGAGACCCATCGGTGCCACGCGGGAGGAGACTTGGGAGGGCCCGTCGCCGCGACGACCACCGAGGCGGCAGCACCTGCGGGATCGGGGGGAGGGGGCTGAGCCGCCCCCCTCTCGCTTCAGTCCGCCGAGCCTGGGGACCTCAGAGGCCGCGCCTGAGCTCCGCCAAGGAGGCGGGAGTTCCTTCTTTTCTGGACAGCAAACTTTCCGCGGAGATGCCTTGCGGGGCGAGGTGCGGCCCCCGAAGAGAACCCGACAGCCTCTGATCGCTGCCTgcgcgcccccccacccccaccccgcgctGCTGGGGCCAAGGAGGCCCTGGGGAACGGACAGTCCCACACGTTAGGCGGCCGGGACCCCCGGCCCAGCTCGGTGGCCGCCGTCGAGAGGTAGGGCTCTAGGCTGGGAGGGGCACCGGGGCAGAGCCTGCCCGGGGGATAGGGGAGCTGGGGTGCGGGGGGTTGGGGTGTGGTGCTGGGGGAGCGCTCGGAGGCCCAGCACAGGCCCCCCCGAGGCCTGGCTGTGCTGAGGAGCAGCTTCACCCCTGTTCACCCAGACCTGGGAGCCCTTGCTCTTGCAACAACTTGGGTTCGCACGAGTTTGAATCCCAGGGAGAAATGCCCAACTTTGGGTCTGAGCTGCCTCTTCCTGCTCTCTGCTCCCGCCAGGATCTGCTCGGGTTCTCTGTCATTTCTGTTCCCTCTGCTCGGGTCTCTgtcatttctgtctttgtctttggGTGTCTGGCGgtttccccttcctcccccatTCTGCTCCCCAGAGAGGAAGCCCCAGAGGTGGCCTGCCCACtgctttctcacacacacacacactctctctctctctctctctctctccctctccttctctttctagTTTGCAAACTCAGCTCTGGAGTTCAGCAACGACAGCAGCAGGAAAaacctgcccctgcccccccacTCCCGCAGCCTCCCCTGCCCTGTTCTCCCTTCACCAGCCAGGCACCCCCCAGTTCCCAGAAGGCCCTCCTGCCATGTCGGACCCAGACATCCGCAGGGGCCCTGATGTCCCCGCCATGTGGCCCCCCTGCTCCAGGGGTGCCTGAGCCCCTTGAAGAGCCACCACCAACCCCCTGCCCACCTTGGCCCAGTCCTGAGCCCCAGAGACCATGAGTGGGGGCAAGAAGAAGAGTAGTTTCCAAATCACCAGCGTCACCTTGGACTACGAGGGCCCGGGGAGCCCAGGGGGTTCAGATGCCCCTGCCCTGCCGGCCCCCCCTGGGCCACCGGCCCCAACCGGGCCATCAGCCCCAGCCCCCACTGGGCTaccagccccagcccccaccGGGCCCCCACCCCGCCTGCCCAATGGGGAGCCCAACCCCGAGCCAGGGGGCAAGAGCACCCCCCGGAACGGCTCCCCGCCGCCTGGGGCCCCCGCCTCCCGTTTCCGGGTGGTGAAGCTGCCCCAAGGCCTGGGAGAGCCTTATCGCCGAGGCCGTTGGACATGTGTGGATGTTTACGAGAGAGACCTGGAGCCCCCTAGCTTCAGCCGGCTCCTGGAGGGTATTCGAGGGGCCTCAGGGGGCAACGGGGGCAGATCTTTGGATTCCAGGTTGGAGCTGGCCAGCTTGGGCCTGGGCACCCCTACCCCACAGCCAGGCCTGTCTCAGGTCCCCACCTCCTGGCtccgcccgccccccacctcccctggaCCTCAGGCCCGCTCCTTCACTGGGGGACTGGGCCAGCTGGCAGTGCCCGGCAAGGCCAAGGTGGAGACACCCCCACTGTCggcctccccaccccagcagcGCCCCCCAGAGCCCGGGACTGGGGATAGCGCGGGCCCTTCCCGGGCTGCCACACCCCTGCCCACCTTGAGGGTAGAAGCAGAGGCAGGAGGTTCCGCAGTGTCGGCAGCGACGGGGACCCCTCCACTGTCCCGTGTGAAGGATGGAGCCCTGCGGCTGAGAATGGAGTTGGTTGCTCCAGAGGAGATGGGACAGGTAAGAGCTGGGTTCCAGGGTTTGGGCAGACACCCAAGGGGCGGTGCTTGGCCCCCACTTCTATACTGACCTTCTATACTGACCTCTGCCTGCTCCCCAGTCACCAGTCTGTCAGATCAGACTGCCCGTCTTTTTTCTTCCTGCCATCTCACTTGGAAGCCCATTCCTGCTCCTTACGTGGCCCTGTTTTCTCTCTTAGGCTCCCTCTTCCCcactttctgtcctttctttctctttggccTTCCGTGTGTTGCCTTTGACCTGAGTGTCCATCTCCATGTAGCCCAGTTCCGTCTGTCGTGGAGATGTGGCCTCCTCACTTTGGCCTTCACCTTCTGTCTTGGTCTCACTTCTTCAGGCTTTGAGGGTGGAGAGCCCAGGCAGTGCTGGGGTAGTTGGGCCTCTGGAAGCTGCTGAGGTTGGGGGACAAGAGAAAAAGTAGGCACTCTGCTGTAAATCTCTCCTCTGCAGTCCCCTCTCCAGTTGAGGAAGGGgatcttctttcttttcactaGCCACCCTCCCAGCCCCATCTCTAGCTTCATCCCAAGACATTGAAGAattgggtgggggtgagggaacCTGTTACAGGGATGGGACTTGGGCTGGTTTATCCTTTCTACCCCCAGTTGTCTGAGCCTCTCCAAGATCCATCACTGGGGGTGGCCACCGTGGAGCAGGAGAGAGGTGGGAGACGGCCAAGAAAGGGCTCAATCCTTTGC is a genomic window of Bubalus kerabau isolate K-KA32 ecotype Philippines breed swamp buffalo chromosome 23, PCC_UOA_SB_1v2, whole genome shotgun sequence containing:
- the LOC129637800 gene encoding sperm acrosome developmental regulator isoform X2: MSGGKKKSSFQITSVTLDYEGPGSPGGSDAPALPAPPGPPAPTGPSAPAPTGLPAPAPTGPPPRLPNGEPNPEPGGKSTPRNGSPPPGAPASRFRVVKLPQGLGEPYRRGRWTCVDVYERDLEPPSFSRLLEGIRGASGGNGGRSLDSRLELASLGLGTPTPQPGLSQVPTSWLRPPPTSPGPQARSFTGGLGQLAVPGKAKVETPPLSASPPQQRPPEPGTGDSAGPSRAATPLPTLRVEAEAGGSAVSAATGTPPLSRVKDGALRLRMELVAPEEMGQVPPVDSRPSSPALYFFPDASLVHKSPDPFGTVAAQSLNFARSMLAISGHLDSDDDSGSGSLVGIDNKIEQAMVFFWKHKAKSVIMDHTDSKKNELKAEKAFKVSETFKLVEPPKEAKVSKMDVSPKVVDPCLLAKTTMDGAAVEAGRRRRSLLQLPQAAVKSISTLMASALQSGWQMCSWKSSVSSTSVASQMKTWSPLESREAAMLREVYLVLWAIRKQLRQLARRQERRRRRHLRAHMGPQPDPAQGLKQDARSPL
- the LOC129637800 gene encoding sperm acrosome developmental regulator isoform X1, translated to MSGGKKKSSFQITSVTLDYEGPGSPGGSDAPALPAPPGPPAPTGPSAPAPTGLPAPAPTGPPPRLPNGEPNPEPGGKSTPRNGSPPPGAPASRFRVVKLPQGLGEPYRRGRWTCVDVYERDLEPPSFSRLLEGIRGASGGNGGRSLDSRLELASLGLGTPTPQPGLSQVPTSWLRPPPTSPGPQARSFTGGLGQLAVPGKAKVETPPLSASPPQQRPPEPGTGDSAGPSRAATPLPTLRVEAEAGGSAVSAATGTPPLSRVKDGALRLRMELVAPEEMGQVPPVDSRPSSPALYFFPDASLVHKSPDPFGTVAAQSLNFARSMLAISGHLDSDDDSGSGSLVGIDNKIEQAMDLVKSHLMFAVREEVEVLKEQIRDLAERNAALEQENGLLRALASPEQLAQLPSSGVPRLGPPAPNGPSV